One region of Osmia lignaria lignaria isolate PbOS001 chromosome 7, iyOsmLign1, whole genome shotgun sequence genomic DNA includes:
- the asun gene encoding integrator complex subunit 13 asun: MYPANHKTIFVLDHTPYFGISTEAPLEFDFLKSRGQNLIPLAPVCKSLWTTSVEASLEYCRIVWDLFPTGKLIRFVATDRAAYVLNSWSPSQQNLNHIMNGTAILGVPTKTPQPGVDYSVIHGLRVAIETLNECSEIQHEKRTSLNENASKLVNRGRVICITSARDNSNMKNLENIFLNELAQENKTALASDHLIPVDYCHLVILNIFPNNIESQVTSQGPREVSPMLTVEVHSIKAPALHSKLSHLILAHYDLASTTVTGIPMKEEQNASSSANYDVEIFHSSAAHSAILKGNPQDSALIKTFRRFEEGSEYETVTLKWCTPRGCSAAEMQNCTAMHRITPVDVNSRPSSCLINFLLNGRSVMLEMARKSGGKTISHLLAAHGGEIFIHTLSTARSVLEDPPSISEGCGGRVTDYRITDFGKLMRNNVLVPLKRSAASNGEGPAEKMRCRLERHTKYWPITISSTLMFNLKQLIDPLPDLMVKEELTAEEVVQCKQVIFSLLQLEAKHEALPLPSIGGGRGGKSGVRREEHYRLLWGELETFLKHHANNSAAHSEVLTCLLEVRSKDDKDKVELDQALRELDGFGKEDGTARASVIRATTDSPMSPPPSTSMSIGKQLLKGGIYAPKSLLDIWLQRSTPKEKKPDFHGRLNSDGPKAKLYPNLKETGREPRETIIEG; the protein is encoded by the exons ATGTATCCCGCAAACCATAAGACTATTTTTGTTCTGGACCATACGCCATATTTTGGTATATCTACCGAGGCTCCTCTAGAATTTGATTTTCTAAAAAGCCGCGGCCAAAATTTGATACCTTTGGCCCCTGTTTGTAAATCCTTGTGGACAACCAGTGTTGAAGCTTCTCTAGAATATTGCCGTATAGTGTGGGATCTCTTTCCAACTGGAAAATTG ATAAGATTTGTGGCAACTGATCGTGCAGCATATGTATTGAACTCATGGAGCCCATCGCAACAAAATTTAAATCAT ATAATGAATGGTACAGCTATTTTAGGAGTACCAACAAAGACTCCACAACCTGGAGTAGATTACTCTGTGATACATGGCTTGAGAGTAGCTATTGAAACGCTTAATGAGTGTTCAGAAATTCAACATGAGAAGAGAACATCGTTAAACGAAAATGCCAGTAAACTTGTTAATAGAGGAAGAGTAATATGTATCACTAGTGCACGAGATAATAGCAATATGAAGAActtggaaaatatatttttgaatgAATTAGCTCAAGAAAATAAAACTGCTTTAGCTTCTGATCA TCTAATACCTGTAGATTATTGTCACCTAGTTATACTGAATATTTTTCCTAACAATATTGAATCACAAGTTACTAGTCAAGGACCAAGAGAG gTTTCACCAATGTTAACAGTAGAAGTGCATTCTATTAAGGCGCCCGCTTTACATTCAAAATTGTCTCATTTAATTCTGGCTCATTATGATTTGGCAAGCACAACGGTAACTGGTATACCAATGAAAGAAGAACAAAATGCTAGTTCCTCTGCGAATTACGACGTCGAAATATTTCATTCGTCAGCCGCACATTCCGCAATTTTAAAAG gaAATCCACAAGACTCGGCTTTAATTAAAACGTTCAGAAGATTCGAAGAGGGATCAGAGTACGAAACAGTGACTCTAAAATGGTGTACACCACGAGGATGCAGCGCAGCTGAAATGCAAAATTGTACAGCTATGCACAGAATCACTCCAGTAGACGTAAATAGCAGACCGTCGTCTTGTCTGATTAATTTCTTGTTAAATGGAAGATCGGTGATGTTGGAAATGGCCAGAAAGAGCGGTGGTAAAACTATTTCCCATTTACTCGCTGCACACGGTGGAGAAATTTTTATACACACCTTATCTACCGCTAGAAGCGTCTTAGAGGATCCACCCTCTATCAGTGAAGGATGCGGTGGCCGCGTAACTGATTACAGAATAACT GATTTTGGAAAACTAATGCGAAATAATGTATTGGTGCCTTTAAAACGAAGTGCAGCTTCTAACGGCGAAGGTCCAGCAGAGAAAATGAGATGCAGATTAGAAAGACATACAAAATATTGGCCAATTACCATTTCTAGTACCCTTATGTTTAATTTGAAACAG TTAATAGATCCGTTACCAGATTTAATGGTAAAGGAAGAGCTCACTGCAGAGGAGGTGGTACAATGCAAGCAAGTAATCTTTAGTTTGCTGCAATTAGAAGCAAAACACGAAGCTCTCCCTCTTCCGAGTATAGGTGGTGGTCGCGGTGGTAAAAGTGGTGTACGCAGAGAAGAACATTATAGACTCTTATGGGGAGAGCTAGAAACGTTTCTTAAGCACCATGCTAATAATTCTGCTGCGCATTCCGAGGTTTTAACTTGCCTCCTCGAAGTACGAAGCAAAGACGACAAAGACAAAGTTGAATTGGACCAGGCGTTGCGCGAATTGGACGG ATTTGGCAAAGAAGATGGAACTGCGAGGGCCAGTGTGATAAGAGCAACGACCGATTCACCGATGTCTCCACCCCCAAGTACATCCATGTCTATTGGGAAACAACTTCTCAAGGGAGGTATCTACGCTCCTAAAAGTTTGTTGGACATTTGGTTACAACGCAGCACGCCCAAAGAGAAGAAACCAGATTTCCATGGAAGACTAAACAGCGACGGTCCTAAAGCAAAGTTATATCCCAACTTGAAAGAAACTGGTCGAGAACCCCGTGAAACTATCATAGAAGGCTAA
- the sta gene encoding stubarista 40S ribosomal protein SA, whose translation MSGGLDVLALKEDDVTKMLAAFTHLGAENVNFQMEQYVYKKKNDGVSIINLRHTWEKLLLAARAIVAIEHPSEVFVISCRQTGQRAVLKFAQHTGATPIAGRFTPGAFTNQIQSAFREPRLLIVTDPSTDHQPITEASYVNIPVIAFCNTDSPLRFVDIAIPCNTKSLHCVGLMWWLLAREVLRLRGSIARESKWDVVVDLFFYRDPEEAEKEEQAAKEIAPAKEFTGPVEVPAAAEPGWVNEVDAGAVTTENWADDVATPTAAATAIPPPAAAPAFQTGGDWAAQTSEEWSTTTQPTTGQSWGGATTEKW comes from the exons ATGTCAGGAGGTTTAGATGTGTTAGCCCTCAAAGAGGATGATGTTACTAAGATGTTAGCTGCATTTACCCACCTGGGTGCAGAGAATGTGAACTTTCAAATGGAACAGTatgtttataaaaagaaaaatgatg GTGTCAGTATCATCAATTTACGTCACACTTGGGAAAAGTTGCTATTAGCAGCACGTGCTATTGTTGCTATTGAACATCCGAGCGAAGTTTTTGTCATCAGTTGTCGCCAAACTGGTCAGAGGGCTGTCTTAAAATTTGCCCAGCACACTGGAGCTACACCTATCGCTGGTCGTTTTACTCCTGGTGCTTTCACCAATCAGATTCAG TCTGCTTTCCGTGAACCTCGTTTGCTGATTGTAACTGATCCATCTACCGATCATCAACCAATCACTGAGGCAAGTTACGTGAACATTCCAGTGATTGCCTTCTGCAATACCGATTCGCCTCTTCGTTTCGTCGATATCGCTATTCCTTGTAATACGAAAAGTCTTCATTGCGTGGGTCTTATGTGGTGGTTATTGGCAAGAGAAGTACTCAGACTAAGAGGTTCCATCGCCCGTGAAAGTAAATGGGATGTTGTAGTTGATTTGTTCTTCTACAGAGATCCAGAAGAG gCTGAGAAAGAAGAACAGGCTGCTAAAGAGATAGCACCAGCTAAAGAATTCACAGGACCAGTTGAAGTTCCAGCTGCAGCAGAACCTGGTTGGGTCAATGAAGTTGATGCAGGTGCTGTTACTACTGAAAACTGGGCGGATGATGTTGCAACACCAACTGCGGCAGCTACTGCTATACCACCTCCAGCTGCTGCACCAGCATTCCAAACTGGTGGAGACTGGGCTGCTCAG ACTTCAGAAGAATGGTCCACAACCACACAGCCTACAACTGGTCAAAGTTGGGGAGGTGCTACAACAGAAAAGTGGTAA